The Caulifigura coniformis genome includes a region encoding these proteins:
- a CDS encoding sulfatase-like hydrolase/transferase codes for MRLALSFVLLSLLAGPASAAEESRPNVLWITCEDLSPIIGPYGDTFATTPHLDAFATKSLRYKTCWSNAPVCAPARTTLITGMYATSLGAEHMRSEVKLPPDWKLYPQVLRDAGYYCTNNSKTDYNVVPNGKAWDDSSNKAHWKNRPDGKPFFAVFNNTVTHESGVHKRKELTHDPAKVRVPAYQPDLPEIREDWAQYYDNATTMDAFVGERLKELADAGLAEDTIVWFYSDHGCGLPRSKRVPFNSGLHVPFLLHVPEKFKHLRPADYVPGGETPRLVSFVDFGPTLLSLCGVKPSANMQGQPFLGKFNAEPRKYLFGYRGRMDERVDVVRSVTDGRYVYVRNFIPEKPQGGYLAYMYRQAGVQAWRAAFEKGGLPPQHAAFFLPKPAEALFDLQNDPDEVNNLVSTAEGRRIGDRLVEALGVHLKESCDLGLLPECEMHDLADGRPPVMLAETASSWLPALLDQILVPAKSDAEAAVKNRKGLESSIPACRYWAVLGLMSQGESAVAAEKSRLTSLLSDPSASVRIASAEALGRFCGAEGRRAALPVLTELSNPRGHGVVTAILALNSIDQLSPLPADVVAQLKANSPLPEGTPQRMREYVPRLIERITARAE; via the coding sequence ATGAGACTGGCCCTGAGTTTTGTCCTGCTGTCTCTGTTGGCCGGACCGGCCTCTGCCGCGGAGGAGTCCAGGCCGAATGTGCTCTGGATCACCTGCGAAGACTTGAGCCCCATCATCGGGCCCTACGGCGACACCTTCGCCACGACGCCCCACCTCGACGCCTTTGCGACAAAGAGTCTCCGCTACAAAACCTGCTGGTCCAACGCCCCGGTCTGTGCACCGGCCCGGACGACATTGATCACCGGGATGTACGCGACCTCGCTCGGGGCCGAGCACATGCGCAGCGAGGTGAAGCTCCCGCCCGACTGGAAGCTTTACCCCCAGGTCCTCCGCGACGCCGGCTACTACTGCACGAACAACTCGAAGACCGACTACAACGTCGTCCCCAACGGCAAGGCGTGGGACGACTCTTCGAACAAGGCGCATTGGAAAAACCGTCCCGATGGAAAGCCGTTCTTCGCGGTCTTCAACAACACGGTCACCCACGAGAGCGGCGTCCATAAGCGAAAGGAACTGACGCACGACCCCGCAAAAGTGCGGGTCCCCGCGTATCAGCCCGACCTTCCCGAGATCCGCGAGGATTGGGCTCAGTACTACGACAACGCGACCACGATGGACGCATTCGTCGGCGAGCGGCTGAAGGAACTGGCCGACGCGGGACTCGCCGAGGACACCATCGTGTGGTTCTACTCGGATCATGGCTGCGGACTCCCGCGGAGCAAACGCGTCCCATTCAACAGCGGCCTGCACGTGCCGTTCCTGCTCCACGTTCCGGAGAAGTTCAAGCACCTGCGCCCGGCAGACTATGTGCCCGGCGGCGAGACGCCGCGCCTCGTGAGTTTCGTCGACTTCGGACCGACGCTGCTCAGCCTGTGCGGCGTAAAGCCTTCGGCCAACATGCAGGGGCAGCCGTTCCTCGGAAAGTTCAACGCGGAGCCGCGGAAGTACCTGTTTGGCTATCGCGGGCGGATGGATGAACGGGTCGACGTTGTGCGCAGTGTGACGGATGGACGCTACGTGTATGTCCGCAATTTCATTCCCGAAAAACCGCAGGGAGGTTACCTCGCCTACATGTACCGGCAGGCCGGTGTGCAGGCCTGGCGGGCGGCGTTCGAGAAGGGGGGGCTTCCTCCGCAGCACGCTGCGTTCTTCCTTCCGAAACCGGCTGAAGCACTGTTCGACCTGCAGAACGACCCGGATGAAGTGAACAATCTCGTGTCGACTGCGGAGGGACGCCGGATCGGCGATCGCCTGGTCGAGGCGCTGGGTGTCCATTTGAAGGAGTCGTGCGACCTTGGACTCCTGCCGGAGTGCGAGATGCACGACCTGGCGGATGGCCGCCCCCCGGTGATGCTGGCCGAAACCGCCTCCTCCTGGCTTCCCGCGCTCCTGGACCAGATCCTTGTCCCCGCAAAGTCCGATGCGGAAGCGGCCGTCAAGAATCGGAAGGGGCTGGAATCGTCGATTCCGGCCTGCCGGTACTGGGCCGTGCTGGGGCTGATGAGCCAGGGAGAATCGGCGGTGGCCGCTGAGAAGTCGCGACTGACGTCGCTTCTGTCCGATCCGTCAGCCAGTGTGCGGATCGCGTCGGCCGAAGCGCTCGGCCGGTTCTGCGGAGCCGAAGGACGCCGGGCGGCACTGCCGGTCCTCACGGAACTTTCCAATCCACGAGGCCACGGCGTCGTGACGGCCATTCTCGCGCTGAATTCGATTGACCAGCTCAGCCCGCTGCCGGCCGACGTGGTCGCCCAGCTCAAGGCGAACAGCCCGCTGCCGGAAGGAACGCCCCAGCGAATGCGGGAGTACGTCCCGCGGCTGATCGAAAGAATCACCGCCCGCGCGGAGTAG
- a CDS encoding DUF4132 domain-containing protein → MQPPRLLLFPGDAWTNVAVVDIESSPSDIRQNWFEVITHAQTASASKPSTRWLKQAADLVRHLGAEEFERRLADWFPRVNDPVERPGPDSRHPLALIGANCDVLKGLVWMVLPSASETLQSLLGPLAISTFRKLPSVGSRSTKVGNACIYVLGQLPSVTAIARLSYLKARVKMASVQKEIEKALEATAVRLGITREELEELAVPTYGLTSVGRLEEALGEFTAELTVGDSGRTTLAWRKGDGRIQKSVPAAIRNDFADELKDLKSAAKDIEKMFTAQRERLDGLFLQERRWPTDVWRQRYLDHPLVGILARRLVWVFRNTGLETSGVWTEEGVVDVDDQPIDWIDAEGTTVELWHPIGRPMDDVLTWRGWLERHEVRQPFKQAHREVYLLTDAERRTQTYSNRYAAHILRQHQFNALCAARGWSNKLRLMVDADYSAPTRRLETWGLRAEFWVDTVGDAYGVDTTDAGVYLYLSTDQVRFYRLEADLHVAHATGGRFVTEGLAHPYNEPLPLEMIPPIVFSELMRDVDLFVGVASVGNDPTWADGGPGGRYREYWQNFSFGDLTPTAQTRKHVLERLVPRLKIGPRCSFSEKFLVVRGDLRTYKIHLGSGNILMEPNDQYLCIVPDSGAVAKEEGVFLPFEGDRTLSIILSKAMLLAEDRTLTDPTIIRQIHGL, encoded by the coding sequence ATGCAGCCACCACGACTCCTGCTCTTTCCAGGCGACGCCTGGACGAACGTGGCGGTTGTCGACATCGAATCGTCCCCGTCCGACATTCGCCAGAACTGGTTTGAGGTCATCACGCATGCGCAGACCGCTTCCGCCTCGAAGCCGTCGACGCGCTGGCTGAAGCAGGCGGCCGACCTCGTCCGTCACCTGGGGGCCGAAGAGTTCGAGCGTCGGCTGGCGGATTGGTTCCCAAGAGTGAACGATCCGGTCGAGCGGCCAGGTCCCGATTCACGCCATCCGCTGGCGCTGATCGGCGCCAATTGCGATGTCCTCAAGGGGCTCGTCTGGATGGTTCTGCCGTCGGCGAGCGAAACTCTGCAGTCGCTTCTCGGCCCCCTGGCGATCTCGACGTTCCGGAAACTTCCCTCCGTCGGTTCGCGATCGACGAAGGTCGGGAACGCCTGCATTTACGTCCTGGGCCAGCTTCCCTCGGTGACGGCAATCGCCCGGCTGAGTTATCTCAAGGCGCGGGTCAAGATGGCCTCCGTCCAGAAGGAGATTGAAAAAGCCCTGGAAGCGACGGCCGTTCGACTCGGCATTACCCGGGAAGAACTGGAAGAGCTGGCTGTCCCGACCTATGGACTCACATCCGTCGGCCGCCTGGAAGAGGCACTTGGAGAATTCACGGCCGAACTGACCGTCGGTGATTCCGGCCGCACCACACTGGCCTGGCGCAAAGGGGACGGCCGGATTCAGAAATCAGTTCCGGCCGCCATCAGGAACGACTTCGCGGACGAACTGAAAGATCTCAAGTCTGCTGCCAAAGACATCGAGAAGATGTTCACCGCCCAGCGCGAGCGGCTCGATGGCCTTTTTCTGCAAGAAAGGCGCTGGCCGACCGACGTCTGGCGCCAGCGTTATCTCGACCATCCGCTCGTCGGCATTCTCGCCCGGCGGCTGGTGTGGGTGTTTCGGAACACCGGCCTCGAGACAAGCGGCGTCTGGACAGAGGAGGGCGTCGTCGATGTCGACGACCAGCCGATCGACTGGATCGACGCCGAAGGAACGACGGTCGAGCTGTGGCATCCCATCGGACGGCCGATGGACGACGTCCTCACCTGGCGCGGCTGGCTCGAACGGCACGAAGTCCGCCAGCCGTTCAAACAGGCCCATCGCGAGGTCTACCTGCTGACCGATGCCGAACGCCGTACGCAGACGTATTCCAATCGCTATGCGGCCCATATTCTCCGGCAGCACCAGTTCAATGCCCTATGTGCGGCGCGCGGGTGGTCGAACAAACTGCGGTTGATGGTCGATGCGGATTACTCCGCGCCGACAAGACGCCTCGAAACCTGGGGTCTGCGGGCTGAGTTCTGGGTCGACACGGTCGGCGATGCGTATGGCGTCGATACGACCGACGCCGGCGTCTACCTGTACCTCTCCACCGATCAGGTGCGGTTTTACCGGCTCGAAGCCGATCTTCATGTCGCCCATGCCACCGGTGGGCGGTTCGTCACCGAAGGTCTGGCGCATCCGTACAACGAGCCGCTCCCCCTGGAAATGATTCCGCCGATTGTCTTCTCGGAACTGATGCGCGACGTCGATCTGTTCGTGGGCGTCGCGAGTGTCGGCAACGATCCGACCTGGGCGGACGGCGGCCCCGGAGGGCGATATCGCGAATATTGGCAGAACTTTTCGTTTGGGGACCTCACTCCCACAGCGCAGACGCGCAAGCATGTGCTCGAGCGTCTCGTCCCGCGTCTCAAGATCGGGCCGCGGTGCTCCTTCAGCGAGAAGTTCCTGGTCGTTCGCGGCGATCTCCGCACCTACAAGATTCACCTCGGCAGCGGAAACATCCTGATGGAGCCGAACGACCAGTACCTGTGCATCGTGCCCGACAGCGGGGCCGTCGCCAAAGAAGAGGGCGTGTTCCTCCCCTTCGAGGGGGATCGCACGCTGTCGATTATTCTCAGCAAGGCCATGCTCTTGGCCGAAGACCGCACTCTGACCGATCCGACGATCATCCGGCAGATCCACGGACTCTGA
- a CDS encoding Flp family type IVb pilin yields MSAIWRSLLRDERGFVITAELVLISTVLVLGLVAALSAVKAAVAGELGDVANAIGSLNQSYYTHGFHGCGSRIYGSSFLDNEDSSEEQKADFATAIKTSCTSTAITTLPCGVTPCVPPAPCAQLPAPCETPCQTGCGTGCGGGCGTGCGSVSGCGSGCGTGCGSGCRTSVPPVICPPGPRPFTGTDPFAPGAVSPQNMLLQGISYGGVCAPPISGIQPVAIERSCADPVQHPCPAQEVVAPSLPPAPPGYGVPSAPTGEWPAFPPAHHGVVY; encoded by the coding sequence ATGTCTGCGATCTGGCGAAGTCTGCTTCGCGATGAACGCGGGTTCGTCATTACGGCTGAACTCGTTCTGATTTCCACCGTGCTCGTGCTCGGGCTCGTGGCCGCCCTCAGTGCCGTCAAAGCCGCCGTTGCAGGAGAACTCGGCGACGTCGCCAACGCGATCGGCTCACTCAACCAGTCGTATTACACCCACGGCTTCCATGGCTGCGGCTCCCGCATCTATGGCTCGTCGTTTCTCGACAACGAGGACAGCAGCGAAGAACAGAAAGCCGACTTCGCCACAGCGATCAAGACGTCCTGCACGTCGACGGCGATCACGACGCTCCCCTGCGGCGTGACCCCCTGCGTGCCACCAGCCCCCTGCGCCCAGCTTCCGGCGCCGTGTGAAACGCCCTGTCAGACCGGCTGCGGAACAGGCTGCGGAGGCGGCTGTGGGACAGGATGCGGCAGTGTCAGTGGCTGTGGAAGCGGTTGTGGAACAGGCTGCGGAAGTGGTTGCCGCACTTCGGTCCCGCCGGTGATCTGCCCGCCCGGCCCAAGGCCCTTTACCGGGACCGACCCCTTCGCGCCGGGCGCCGTGAGCCCGCAGAACATGCTGCTCCAGGGGATCTCCTATGGAGGAGTCTGTGCGCCGCCGATCTCAGGCATTCAGCCCGTGGCGATCGAACGATCCTGTGCAGACCCGGTTCAGCACCCCTGCCCCGCGCAGGAAGTGGTCGCTCCCAGTCTTCCCCCGGCCCCGCCGGGATACGGAGTGCCGTCGGCTCCGACCGGAGAGTGGCCCGCGTTCCCGCCCGCTCATCACGGAGTCGTCTACTGA
- a CDS encoding DUF420 domain-containing protein: MTRGFLGYDASFMLDVVVCALVAVVPVLAWGVFEAKRGRYLRHRNIQLALAVVLLVTVLLFEVDMRLQGGWENIVNHDPANPRLAGDALSQVETLLYVHLFFAVSTPLLWGATIWLALKRFPNPPIPGPHSALHKKLGWLSVVDLVLTSVTGLAFYYVAFIRTAAS; the protein is encoded by the coding sequence ATGACTCGCGGATTCCTGGGATACGATGCGTCCTTCATGCTGGACGTGGTCGTGTGTGCGCTGGTGGCTGTGGTGCCGGTGCTGGCGTGGGGCGTCTTCGAGGCGAAGCGGGGTCGCTATCTCCGGCATCGAAACATCCAGCTGGCGCTGGCGGTCGTTCTGCTGGTGACCGTGCTGCTGTTTGAAGTCGACATGCGGCTGCAGGGGGGATGGGAGAACATCGTCAATCACGATCCCGCGAATCCGAGACTGGCGGGCGACGCCCTTTCGCAGGTTGAGACGCTGCTCTACGTGCACCTGTTTTTCGCCGTGTCGACGCCGCTCCTCTGGGGAGCGACGATCTGGCTGGCGCTGAAGCGGTTCCCCAATCCCCCCATCCCAGGCCCCCACAGCGCCCTGCACAAGAAGCTGGGCTGGCTGTCCGTGGTCGACCTGGTGCTGACTTCCGTGACGGGGCTGGCGTTCTACTACGTGGCGTTCATCCGGACGGCAGCGAGCTGA
- a CDS encoding DUF1501 domain-containing protein yields MNAFDPRLLSASRRTFLRGSLAGLGAFAVNGLLNPQLFGGPDQKWNGIIPAPHHTPRCRRVIYLYQAGGPSHLETFDHKPKLAEMNGQPMPESFTKGQQLAQLQGAQLKCFAPQHGFQKFGQSGQSLCELFPHIGSVADDICIVRSMFTEQINHDPAHTLMNSGAIVAGRPSMGSWLLYGLGAETESLPGFVVLTSAGRGGQMQPIAARQWSAGNLPSRFQGVKLNSIGDPVLHIGNPPGVNDAAQSDTVDAINRLNRLRHIQTHDPEVLTRIAQYEMAFKMQSSVPELVDMAGEPRHVLEAYGAEPGDGSFASNCLLARRLAERGVRFIQLYHRDWDHHGNIRNDVKLKAEEVDRPTAALINDLKSRGMLDDTLIVFGGEFGRTPMSQGGSGRDHHIKGFSMMLAGGGIKGGVSYGNTDELGYAAVENPVSVHDFHATMLHLFGIDHSRLTYRFQGLDLKLTGVEPCRVVKEILA; encoded by the coding sequence ATGAACGCATTCGACCCCCGCCTCCTCTCCGCCTCCCGTCGCACCTTCCTCCGCGGCTCGCTCGCCGGCCTCGGCGCCTTCGCCGTCAACGGCCTCCTGAACCCGCAACTCTTCGGCGGACCCGACCAGAAATGGAACGGCATCATCCCCGCGCCCCACCACACCCCCCGCTGCCGCCGCGTCATCTACCTCTACCAGGCCGGCGGACCCAGCCACCTCGAAACCTTCGACCACAAGCCGAAGCTCGCCGAAATGAACGGCCAGCCGATGCCCGAATCGTTCACCAAGGGCCAGCAGCTCGCCCAGCTCCAGGGCGCCCAACTCAAATGCTTCGCTCCCCAGCACGGGTTCCAGAAATTCGGCCAGTCCGGCCAGTCGCTGTGTGAGCTGTTCCCCCATATCGGGTCCGTCGCCGACGACATCTGCATCGTCCGCTCGATGTTCACCGAGCAGATCAATCACGATCCGGCCCATACCCTCATGAACTCCGGCGCGATCGTCGCCGGCCGGCCCAGCATGGGCTCCTGGCTCCTGTACGGTCTCGGCGCGGAAACCGAATCGCTCCCCGGCTTCGTCGTCCTCACCTCCGCCGGTCGCGGCGGACAGATGCAGCCCATCGCCGCCCGGCAGTGGTCCGCCGGCAACCTCCCCAGCCGCTTCCAGGGCGTGAAGCTCAACTCCATCGGCGACCCCGTGCTCCACATCGGCAACCCGCCGGGGGTCAACGACGCCGCCCAGTCCGACACCGTCGACGCCATCAATCGCCTCAACCGCCTGCGCCACATTCAGACGCACGATCCGGAAGTCCTCACCCGCATCGCGCAGTACGAGATGGCCTTCAAGATGCAGTCGAGCGTCCCCGAGCTCGTCGACATGGCGGGCGAACCCAGGCACGTCCTCGAAGCCTACGGCGCCGAGCCCGGCGACGGTTCATTCGCCTCCAACTGCCTCCTCGCCCGCCGCCTCGCCGAACGCGGCGTCCGCTTCATCCAGCTCTACCACCGCGACTGGGACCACCACGGCAACATCAGGAACGACGTGAAGCTCAAGGCGGAAGAAGTCGATCGTCCGACCGCCGCCCTCATCAACGACCTCAAGTCCCGCGGAATGCTCGATGACACGCTCATCGTCTTCGGCGGCGAGTTCGGCCGCACCCCCATGTCCCAGGGCGGCAGCGGTCGCGATCACCACATCAAGGGCTTCTCCATGATGCTCGCCGGCGGCGGCATCAAGGGAGGCGTCTCCTACGGCAACACCGATGAACTCGGCTACGCGGCCGTGGAGAACCCCGTCAGCGTGCACGACTTCCACGCCACGATGCTCCACCTGTTCGGCATCGACCACAGCCGCCTGACCTACCGGTTCCAGGGACTCGACCTCAAGCTCACCGGCGTCGAGCCCTGCCGAGTCGTGAAAGAGATCCTCGCCTGA
- a CDS encoding PSD1 and planctomycete cytochrome C domain-containing protein encodes MLRWLSVGLFILASGLRAQAAEPIVFNRDIRPLLSDKCFACHGPDKNHREAGLRLDLRDAATSKLESETTAIVPGKPDDSELIRRIASTDPDDRMPPGEHVKPLTPQQVDTFRRWIAEGAVYQDHWSFTPVVRPALPEVAGVPHPVDRFIQARLAKEKLFPAKEADKRTLIRRLTFDLHGLPPTEDEIHAFVNDESSNAFEKVVDRLLASPRFAERQAMFWLDAVRYADSVGFHGDQWQDVWPYRDYVLKAFHENKPFDEFTREQLAGDLLPNATRDQKVASAFNRLNRMTAEGGAQDKEYLAKYAADRVRTIGIAWLGLTTGCAECHDHKFDPVTLKDFYALEAFFADIDEQGFYGGAGPTGEWGPLMTLTTPEQDAQLARYDEELAQIKKLRDSIPEEAIADGQKAWEDRLIALDAARQLNWVTVTPTSLSTKNGAELVHEGNGQIVARGPNPDRETYTVSFKPGAGEWAALRLQIDSSLDLPGSNVGRGWVGIMLSELEIDIADGAGAPRPLAISEAVCQEPKRGRHGFPAFAAVDGDPATGFGSDRGTPPNRLVVRFRAPLKASEETVLTVRLRHESQFRRATIGRFRLALSHLEGATMDDSGVPEAVIAVLRKKTEDRNKKDKKAVADFYRILGPGFDGMRQREDELKARRGMLLETIPATLVTVSRNEPRPIRVLPRGNWMDDSGEIVKPDVPNYFGSVAKDETRATRLDLANWLVDSNNPLTARVFANRTWRQFFGTGLSKNLDDVGSQGEWPSHPELLDWLASEFMHPTAAAEGTHPWDVKHLVRTIVTSHAYRQSSVADDKTRQRDLDNRLLARQTPIRLDAESIRDNALAISGLLHNEFGGPSVFPIQPGGYWAALNFPKREYAASYGDELHRRSVYTHWQRTFVHPTLLVFDAATREECTVQRATSNTPLQALTVLNDPIFIEAAKAFATRALQEGGAGPEARVAWAFQQAAGRVASDEERGILTDLYRKQLARFEKSPKSATELVGVDGSALNANTNPIDLAAMTSVTRAILNLSESITRD; translated from the coding sequence ATGCTGCGCTGGCTATCTGTCGGTCTGTTCATTCTCGCATCGGGACTTCGTGCCCAGGCGGCCGAGCCGATCGTCTTCAATCGAGACATCCGCCCCCTCCTGTCGGACAAGTGCTTCGCCTGTCACGGCCCCGATAAGAACCACCGCGAAGCCGGCCTGCGCCTCGACCTCCGCGACGCGGCCACGTCGAAGCTTGAATCCGAGACAACGGCCATCGTCCCCGGCAAGCCCGACGACAGCGAACTGATCCGCCGCATCGCGTCGACCGATCCCGACGACCGCATGCCGCCGGGCGAGCATGTCAAACCGCTCACCCCACAGCAGGTCGACACCTTCCGCCGCTGGATCGCCGAAGGTGCCGTCTACCAGGATCACTGGTCCTTCACCCCCGTCGTCCGCCCTGCCCTCCCGGAAGTCGCCGGCGTGCCCCATCCCGTCGACCGCTTCATCCAGGCTCGCCTCGCGAAAGAAAAACTCTTCCCCGCTAAAGAGGCCGACAAGCGCACGCTGATCCGCCGCCTCACCTTCGACCTCCACGGCCTCCCGCCGACCGAGGACGAGATTCACGCCTTTGTGAATGACGAATCGTCGAATGCCTTTGAGAAAGTCGTCGACCGTCTCCTCGCCTCCCCCCGCTTCGCCGAGCGCCAGGCGATGTTCTGGCTCGATGCTGTCCGCTATGCCGACAGCGTCGGGTTCCACGGCGACCAGTGGCAGGATGTCTGGCCTTACCGCGACTACGTCCTGAAGGCCTTCCATGAAAACAAACCGTTCGATGAGTTCACCCGCGAACAACTGGCTGGCGATCTCCTTCCGAATGCCACCCGCGACCAGAAAGTCGCCTCGGCCTTCAACCGCCTCAACCGCATGACGGCCGAAGGAGGCGCTCAGGATAAGGAATACCTGGCCAAGTATGCGGCTGATCGGGTCCGCACCATTGGCATCGCCTGGCTCGGACTCACCACCGGCTGCGCCGAATGCCACGACCACAAGTTCGACCCGGTCACGCTCAAGGACTTCTACGCCCTTGAAGCCTTCTTCGCCGACATCGATGAGCAGGGCTTCTACGGCGGAGCCGGTCCCACCGGGGAATGGGGTCCGCTGATGACGCTCACCACCCCCGAGCAGGACGCCCAGCTCGCGCGCTACGACGAAGAACTGGCCCAGATCAAGAAACTCCGCGACTCGATTCCTGAAGAGGCCATCGCGGATGGGCAGAAGGCCTGGGAAGACCGCCTCATCGCGCTGGATGCGGCCAGGCAGCTGAACTGGGTGACCGTCACTCCCACCTCCCTGTCGACGAAAAACGGCGCGGAACTCGTTCATGAAGGCAACGGCCAGATCGTGGCCCGCGGCCCCAATCCCGATCGCGAAACCTACACCGTCTCATTCAAACCGGGAGCCGGCGAATGGGCCGCCCTCCGGCTGCAGATCGACTCCAGCCTCGACCTTCCCGGCAGCAACGTCGGCCGCGGGTGGGTCGGCATCATGCTCAGTGAACTCGAAATCGACATCGCCGACGGCGCAGGCGCTCCGCGTCCTCTCGCTATCTCTGAAGCCGTCTGTCAGGAACCCAAGCGCGGACGCCACGGCTTCCCCGCCTTCGCGGCCGTCGACGGCGACCCCGCCACCGGCTTTGGAAGCGACCGCGGCACGCCTCCGAACCGGCTCGTCGTTCGCTTCCGGGCCCCGCTGAAGGCGTCGGAAGAAACCGTCCTCACCGTTCGCCTGCGTCACGAATCGCAGTTCCGCCGCGCGACCATCGGTCGCTTCCGCCTCGCGCTGTCTCATCTCGAAGGCGCCACGATGGATGACAGCGGCGTCCCCGAAGCCGTCATCGCGGTCCTCCGGAAGAAAACCGAAGACCGCAACAAGAAAGACAAAAAGGCCGTCGCCGACTTCTATCGCATCCTCGGTCCCGGATTCGACGGCATGCGTCAGAGAGAGGATGAGCTTAAAGCCCGCCGCGGAATGCTCCTCGAAACAATCCCGGCAACACTTGTCACGGTCAGCCGCAACGAGCCTCGCCCCATCCGCGTTCTTCCCCGCGGCAACTGGATGGATGACTCCGGAGAGATCGTGAAGCCCGATGTCCCCAACTACTTCGGCTCCGTCGCCAAGGACGAAACCCGCGCCACCCGGCTCGACCTCGCCAACTGGCTCGTCGATTCGAACAACCCGCTCACGGCTCGCGTCTTCGCCAACCGCACCTGGCGGCAGTTCTTCGGGACGGGACTCTCCAAGAACCTCGACGACGTCGGCTCGCAGGGCGAATGGCCCAGCCACCCCGAACTCCTCGACTGGCTCGCCAGCGAGTTCATGCACCCCACGGCTGCTGCGGAAGGCACGCATCCGTGGGACGTCAAGCACCTGGTGCGGACCATTGTCACGAGTCACGCCTACCGGCAGTCCTCCGTCGCCGACGACAAGACTCGCCAGCGGGATCTCGACAACCGTCTCCTCGCCCGGCAGACCCCCATCCGCCTCGATGCCGAATCGATCCGCGACAACGCGCTGGCGATCAGCGGCCTGTTGCACAACGAGTTCGGCGGTCCGAGCGTCTTCCCGATTCAGCCAGGTGGTTACTGGGCCGCGCTGAACTTCCCCAAGCGCGAGTACGCCGCCAGTTATGGCGACGAACTCCATCGCCGCAGCGTCTACACCCACTGGCAACGCACCTTTGTCCATCCCACTCTCCTCGTCTTCGACGCCGCCACTCGCGAGGAATGCACCGTCCAGCGGGCCACGTCCAACACGCCCCTCCAGGCGCTGACCGTTCTCAACGACCCGATCTTCATCGAAGCCGCAAAGGCCTTCGCCACCCGCGCGCTGCAGGAAGGCGGCGCAGGCCCCGAGGCACGAGTCGCATGGGCCTTCCAGCAGGCCGCCGGCCGCGTCGCCTCGGACGAAGAGCGGGGAATTCTCACGGATCTCTACCGGAAGCAGCTCGCCCGCTTCGAAAAATCCCCGAAAAGCGCAACCGAACTGGTAGGGGTAGACGGCTCTGCCTTGAACGCAAACACGAATCCCATCGACCTGGCCGCGATGACCTCAGTCACCAGGGCCATCCTGAATCTCAGCGAATCCATCACCCGCGACTGA